One genomic window of Ciona intestinalis chromosome 7, KH, whole genome shotgun sequence includes the following:
- the LOC100183986 gene encoding cilia- and flagella-associated protein 298-like yields MVRLHVKHGEQSQFLYDTTVQVDVSVLVDELLHLYNGRLKIERICSEMEYLAKHGTLLPYNMQGLTDEQIIELKLKDEWAERCIPSGGATFCKDDIGRRNGQAPSTKMAEVLIKTINEAKANINKKLVDANSVMTKEIIKDTLNELRGAVTIVYPMGLPPHDPIKMEFDGEEDLSGTQASLSVIPADQGSLWWAAKEMQLNKKLSDYVGKNEKTKIVVKLQKRGTGPPGREPVVTEDEKKQMMLQAYRRQEDLKKLQEVEDDNHLNSQWADSNMLKRQFQGLNNISWRPGKNM; encoded by the exons ATGGTTCGTCTTCACGTTAAACACGGAGAACAAAGTCAATTTTTGTACGACACAACTGTCCAGGTCGATGTATCTGTATTAGTTGATGAACTTTTACATCTTTATAATGGAAGGCTGAAAATTGAGAGGATTTGCTCAg aaatggAATATCTAGCAAAACATGGAACTCTTCTTCCTTATAACATGCAGGGTTTAACGGATGaacaaattattgaattaaaacttaagGATGAATGGGCAGAGAG ATGCATACCAAGTGGTGGAGCTACTTTTTGTAAAGATGATATAGGACGAAGAAATGGACAAGCTCCAAGTACAAAGATGGCGGAAGTTCTCATTAAAACGATAAATGAAGCTAAAGCTAATATCAACAAA AAACTTGTTGATGCAAACTCTGTAATGACAAAAGAAATAATCAAAGACACTTTAAATGAATTACGGGGGGCCGTTACCATCGTTTATCCCATGGGACTTCCCCCTCATGACCCAATAAAGATGGAGTTTGATGGAGAGGAGGATTTATCAG GAACACAAGCGTCACTAAGTGTAATACCGGCTGACCAAGGATCTTTATGGTGGGCGGCAAAAGAGATGCAGCTTAATAAGAAGTTGTCCGATTATGTTGGAAAGAATGAGAAAACGAAGATTGTGGTGAAGTTGCAGAAGAGAGGGACCGGTCCTCCTGGAAGAGAGCCCGTGGTAACTGAAGATGAGAAAAAGCAAATGATGCTTCAAGCTTATCGACGACAGGAGGATCTGAAG AAACTACAAGAGGTTGAAGATGACAATCATCTTAACTCACAATGGGCTGATAGTAACATGTTAAAGCGACAGTTTCAAGGGCTAAACAACATTTCCTGGAGACCTGGCAAGAATATGTGA
- the LOC100179294 gene encoding spermatogenesis-associated serine-rich protein 1-like, which yields MGENDNVKKAQVNRKGRGRLYIPHGRGEEAVYKPHTEHIKVSYTQCGPDWSSRLRWLPSPKPKKGKDRETTFHPPMKSIRHFPHQHNVSTGKEYKFYPPHGIPIVYGKGKATLFNATHKASQISNTEISDTLRFGSHGLVTDPRNNITEVSPGDKPYQAAEYSVDFHKFGSTRPVVNFGGFQLQKEQTFIPMSETTKTQTKPYHVKEEQRKKIAEVEVVIGLEDWRPASPLIVPVTDVKM from the exons ATGGGAGAGAATGACAATGTGAAGAAGGCACAGGTTAACAGGAAGGGAAGAGGGCGTTTGTATATTCCTCATGGAAGGGGGGAAGAAGCTGTGTACAAACCTCATACAGAACATATtaaagtttcatacaccca GTGTGGCCCAGACTGGAGTTCTCGCCTAAGATGGCTACCGTCACCAAAACCAAAGAAAGGCAAAGATCGTGAAACAACTTTCCACCCACCAATGAAATCCATTCGTCATTTTCCACACCAGCATAATGTTTCAACTGGCAAGGAATATAAGTTCTATCCTCCACATGGCATTCCTATTGTCTACGGCAAAGGAAAAGCAACATTGTTCAATGCCACACACAAAGCTTCCCAAATATCAAACACAGAGATTAGCGATACTTTAAGGTTTGGGTCGCATGGTCTTGTTACAGACCCAAGGAATAATATAACAGAAGTATCTCCTGGCGATAAACCGTACCAAGCTGCTGAATATTCAGTAGATTTTCATAAGTTTGGATCAACTAGGCCTGTTGTTAATTTTGG AGGTTTTCAACTTCAGAAAGAACAAACATTCATCCCAATGTCTGAAACAACGAAAACACAGAC GAAACCTTACCATGTAAAGGAAGaacaaagaaagaaaattgCAGAAGTTGAAGTTGTGATTGGGTTGGAAGACTGGAGACCTGCTTCACCACTTATTGTTCCTGTTACTGATGTAAAAATGTAG